In Intestinibacillus sp. Marseille-P6563, a single genomic region encodes these proteins:
- a CDS encoding LemA family protein yields the protein MPYVLIGIAILILLGIIFIAIYNRLQQLQIKIEEAGSGIDIALEKRYDLLSEQLAVVKKYLSHEYDTLTDVTALRSGTAGEERRLDLQQELSTEAVRSIDAEISRQSRSMEEIRHQLDRSRFSRPNAGKHGAQNHARQEQNNLSQVTGFRQNAFNQKIRTLADAHRSLSGIAAGIDALCEQYPLLNSWISIDQFQRSISNTEEYLQAARRLYNSNVSLYNQTVRTIPWSIVASLFHMEEASFYEAEEHKRSFQVSFD from the coding sequence ATGCCGTATGTCTTGATTGGAATCGCCATTTTGATCCTGCTTGGAATCATATTCATTGCCATTTATAACCGTTTACAACAGCTTCAAATCAAAATAGAAGAAGCTGGTTCCGGCATCGATATCGCTTTGGAAAAGCGTTATGACCTGCTTTCCGAGCAGCTGGCCGTAGTCAAAAAATATCTTTCTCATGAGTACGATACGCTCACCGATGTGACTGCCCTACGCAGCGGAACGGCGGGTGAAGAACGCCGTCTGGATCTTCAGCAGGAGCTTTCTACTGAAGCGGTCCGCAGCATCGATGCAGAGATTTCTCGGCAAAGCCGCAGTATGGAAGAAATCCGCCATCAGCTCGACCGCAGCCGCTTTTCCCGTCCCAATGCGGGCAAACACGGCGCGCAAAACCACGCGCGGCAGGAACAAAACAACCTTTCGCAGGTGACCGGCTTCCGCCAAAATGCGTTCAATCAGAAGATCAGGACCCTGGCAGATGCCCATCGCAGTCTGTCTGGTATAGCAGCCGGAATCGATGCCCTGTGCGAACAATATCCCCTGCTCAATTCCTGGATCTCGATCGACCAATTTCAGCGCTCCATCAGCAACACCGAGGAATATTTGCAGGCAGCCAGACGGTTGTATAACTCCAATGTTTCCCTTTATAACCAGACCGTCCGCACCATTCCATGGTCGATTGTTGCGTCGCTCTTCCATATGGAAGAAGCCAGCTTCTATGAAGCAGAAGAACACAAACGTTCCTTCCAAGTAAGTTTTGATTAA